Proteins from a single region of Crassaminicella profunda:
- a CDS encoding universal stress protein — translation METIQNIMVCVTQQKTCERLIRRGAQIRDKYNGELFVIHVAKEGYHFLGKSKDGDALEYLFEKAKAYGASLTVVRAHDVLETLKKLTEKNNIDIIVVGESYENEEKNVVRRLEKKLTKGVEIETVPVEQKEKVS, via the coding sequence ATGGAGACTATTCAGAATATCATGGTATGTGTAACACAACAGAAGACCTGTGAAAGACTTATTAGAAGAGGTGCACAAATAAGAGATAAATATAATGGGGAACTGTTTGTTATACATGTAGCTAAAGAAGGTTATCATTTTCTAGGAAAATCAAAGGATGGAGATGCTTTAGAATATTTATTTGAAAAAGCAAAAGCATATGGTGCAAGTTTAACTGTAGTGAGAGCCCATGATGTATTAGAAACTTTGAAAAAATTAACTGAAAAAAATAATATAGATATAATTGTAGTAGGAGAGTCTTATGAGAATGAGGAGAAAAATGTAGTAAGAAGATTAGAAAAGAAATTGACTAAAGGGGTAGAGATAGAGACTGTACCTGTAGAGCAAAAAGAAAAAGTGAGCTAG
- a CDS encoding TIGR01212 family radical SAM protein (This family includes YhcC from E. coli K-12, an uncharacterized radical SAM protein.) has product MQKNRYRIYSQYLKEKYGEKVYKIPINLPVTCPNRDGTVAKGGCIFCGEEGAGFENLASSISVTEQLQRNIAYIQKKYKAKKFIAYFQNFTNTYLPLEKFKEYIYAACEENIVEISISTRPDCVNDAYLLFLKELKEKENINISIELGLQSVNYHTLKKINRGHSLAELIDAIIRIKKYGFESCVHMILNLPWDDEEDVMEGAKIISSLGVEQVKLHSLYILKDTVIGKMYERHEFEIISLEEYVKRVIIFLEYLNPEVVIQRLAGRAPKENTLFCNWNTSWWKIKDAIDERMETLDSYQGKKFDYLNGKALRRFLHT; this is encoded by the coding sequence GTGCAAAAGAATAGATACAGGATATATTCACAATATTTGAAAGAAAAATATGGAGAAAAGGTGTATAAAATTCCTATAAATCTTCCTGTAACGTGCCCAAATCGGGATGGAACTGTTGCTAAGGGTGGATGTATATTTTGTGGGGAAGAAGGAGCAGGCTTTGAAAATCTAGCTAGTAGCATATCTGTCACAGAGCAACTCCAAAGGAATATAGCTTATATACAAAAAAAATATAAGGCAAAAAAGTTTATTGCGTACTTTCAAAACTTTACAAATACCTATTTACCATTAGAAAAATTTAAGGAATATATCTATGCAGCTTGTGAAGAGAATATAGTAGAAATTTCAATATCTACAAGACCCGATTGTGTAAATGATGCATATTTGTTATTTTTAAAAGAACTCAAAGAAAAAGAAAATATAAATATATCTATAGAATTAGGTCTTCAAAGTGTAAATTATCATACATTAAAAAAAATAAATAGAGGACATTCTCTTGCAGAATTGATTGATGCGATTATTCGTATTAAAAAGTATGGTTTTGAGAGTTGTGTCCATATGATTTTAAATCTTCCTTGGGATGATGAAGAAGATGTGATGGAAGGGGCAAAAATCATATCATCTCTTGGTGTAGAGCAAGTTAAACTTCACTCCTTATATATTTTAAAGGATACAGTTATAGGAAAAATGTATGAGCGTCATGAGTTTGAGATTATTTCATTAGAAGAATATGTAAAACGAGTAATAATATTTTTAGAATATTTAAATCCAGAAGTTGTCATTCAAAGATTAGCTGGAAGAGCACCAAAGGAAAATACTCTTTTTTGTAACTGGAATACGAGTTGGTGGAAAATAAAAGATGCTATTGATGAAAGAATGGAAACATTAGATAGTTATCAAGGGAAAAAATTTGATTATTTAAATGGAAAAGCATTAAGACGTTTTCTTCATACATAG